The following are from one region of the Stanieria cyanosphaera PCC 7437 genome:
- a CDS encoding chemotaxis protein CheW: protein MQTFNLTESLSESIPQPYLRLQLTRDLNAVLPMKNAQEVLMVSTRRITAIPNMPDCVVGLLNQRSRVFWVVDLPQMLEMPAIERNLQQYHLAIIQAANVSLGLIVKDIKGVMRLTIEEIQSPIGNVSPGLIPYLQGCSLQQNEIVLVLDAEAIVNSPILHQN from the coding sequence ATGCAGACTTTTAACTTAACAGAATCATTATCAGAATCAATTCCACAACCTTATTTGCGTCTCCAATTAACACGAGATCTTAACGCAGTTTTACCAATGAAAAATGCTCAAGAAGTACTAATGGTATCTACTCGGAGGATTACAGCTATACCTAATATGCCTGATTGCGTTGTTGGTTTGCTCAATCAACGTAGCCGAGTGTTTTGGGTAGTTGATTTACCACAAATGCTTGAAATGCCAGCAATTGAGCGAAATTTACAACAATATCATCTGGCAATTATCCAGGCAGCTAATGTATCTCTAGGATTAATTGTCAAAGATATTAAAGGAGTAATGCGTTTAACAATTGAAGAAATTCAATCTCCTATTGGCAATGTTTCTCCTGGTTTAATCCCTTATCTTCAAGGTTGTTCTTTGCAGCAAAACGAAATTGTATTAGTACTTGATGCCGAAGCAATTGTAAATTCTCCAATCTTACATCAAAACTAA
- a CDS encoding chemotaxis protein CheW, with the protein MAIFSTLRSRRFANKQQEVTQQMITFRLRREWFALPILTIQKVVLLGEVYGDPHKTGISITKYEDKEILVIDVGQRIFNNAPELELFSEKTESELSLSDLQQRRYLIILYSQKQDLIGLPIDSQPIMRYVTQSAFKALPENYLIQGNIQGVSSQIIDLPDHPPIFILETSQLI; encoded by the coding sequence ATGGCTATTTTTTCTACTCTACGCTCTCGACGTTTTGCCAACAAACAACAAGAAGTTACCCAACAAATGATTACTTTTCGCTTACGTCGGGAATGGTTTGCTTTACCAATTTTAACAATTCAAAAAGTGGTTCTTTTGGGTGAAGTTTATGGTGACCCTCACAAAACAGGTATTAGTATCACGAAATACGAAGATAAAGAAATATTAGTAATTGATGTTGGTCAAAGAATTTTTAATAACGCTCCAGAACTAGAACTTTTTTCAGAAAAAACTGAGTCAGAATTATCTTTATCAGATTTGCAACAAAGAAGATATCTAATTATTTTGTATAGTCAAAAACAAGATTTAATTGGATTACCAATTGATTCTCAACCAATCATGCGCTATGTGACTCAATCAGCTTTTAAAGCTTTACCAGAAAATTATCTAATTCAAGGTAATATTCAAGGTGTTAGTTCTCAAATTATTGATTTACCAGACCATCCTCCTATTTTTATTCTTGAAACTTCCCAATTAATTTAA
- a CDS encoding methyl-accepting chemotaxis protein codes for MTQNNSQPNQKKHKQTNFTKNLDLFKIVTQSESNLSFYLLRTVITVALLPLIIVSSIAYQIIHQSAEERINQQLIEHSLLTSQMTDELLTNALNSLNAIAENPYVISSVLAAEEKIRIDNLFQLNIKELEERFAATKLLQTNQIFNDYLKSTAKNNGFGEIFITEKNGFNVAYSKSTSDFVQRDESWWQLANSQNKFIGESSFDESANSFSFPLVHSIREPKSGKFLGVIKAVLPFQAFNQIEAYLKYIGLNNTEQIQIIDTSTQKVIKTISKSATTEQQQPNLIGGEEIATVATFIKDGTRKNLSSTEIINQLPNRSKLQKLSIKEFGQAKEKNFFIISFLYQEQVYQLLPIPNSNLVGIVSINNEEIVSAGNEIIGVFLLIAMLLLLGTTVIIILLARQIASPIKDLVDKAEQVAAGDLNIIAEPQGTIETRTLAFSFNNLVTQVKQLLSQQNESLQELEQARQQAELFAHQQQEKNENLQQELLELLGDVDGAASGDLTVRSRINEGEIGIVADFFNAIIESLREVVSQVKQAATKVNTSIGKDQGAIELLAEEALQQTEKIGKTLMSVEQMTRSIQQVADNAQTAAQVTQLAATKAETGGASMERTVSSILQLRQTIDETAEKVKSLGDASQQISRVISLINQIAMQTNLLAINASIEAARAGAEGKGFAVVAEEVGELATQSAQATKEVEKILAKIQKETAQVVEAMAIGTTQVVEGTRLAEDTKQSLEQIVQISRQIDELVQSISSATVSQAETSQTVAQLMEQVARVSDHTSTASRQVSSSLENTVAIARQLQASVNTFKTGNDE; via the coding sequence ATGACTCAGAATAATTCTCAGCCCAATCAAAAAAAACACAAACAAACTAATTTTACTAAAAATCTTGATTTATTTAAAATTGTAACTCAATCTGAAAGTAATCTTAGTTTTTATTTACTTAGAACAGTAATTACCGTAGCTTTACTGCCTTTAATAATTGTTAGTAGTATTGCTTATCAAATAATTCATCAATCTGCCGAAGAAAGGATTAATCAGCAGTTGATAGAACATTCTTTGTTAACCAGTCAAATGACCGATGAATTATTAACTAATGCATTAAATAGTTTAAACGCGATCGCAGAAAATCCTTATGTAATTAGTTCAGTTTTGGCTGCGGAAGAAAAAATAAGAATAGATAATTTATTCCAACTGAACATTAAAGAACTAGAAGAACGTTTTGCTGCTACTAAGTTACTGCAAACCAATCAAATTTTTAATGATTACTTAAAAAGCACGGCAAAAAATAATGGCTTTGGTGAAATTTTTATTACGGAAAAAAATGGTTTTAATGTTGCTTATAGTAAATCCACTTCTGATTTTGTTCAAAGAGACGAAAGTTGGTGGCAGTTAGCTAATTCCCAAAATAAATTTATAGGTGAATCAAGCTTTGACGAATCGGCTAATAGTTTTAGTTTTCCTTTAGTTCATAGTATTCGTGAACCAAAATCAGGAAAATTTTTAGGAGTAATTAAAGCAGTTTTACCATTCCAAGCTTTTAATCAAATCGAGGCTTATTTAAAATATATTGGTCTTAATAATACAGAGCAAATTCAAATTATAGATACTAGTACCCAAAAAGTAATTAAAACTATTAGTAAAAGTGCCACAACAGAGCAACAACAACCAAACTTAATTGGTGGTGAAGAAATTGCTACAGTTGCAACTTTTATAAAAGATGGAACTAGAAAAAATTTAAGTAGTACAGAAATTATTAATCAATTACCAAATCGTAGTAAGCTACAAAAATTATCAATCAAAGAATTTGGTCAAGCCAAGGAAAAAAATTTTTTTATTATTTCTTTTCTTTATCAAGAGCAAGTTTATCAATTACTACCTATTCCTAATAGTAATTTAGTTGGGATTGTTTCAATAAATAATGAAGAAATAGTAAGTGCTGGGAACGAAATAATTGGAGTTTTTCTTTTAATCGCTATGCTTTTGTTGTTAGGTACAACTGTGATCATTATTCTGCTTGCCCGTCAAATTGCTTCTCCAATTAAAGATTTAGTCGATAAAGCAGAACAAGTAGCAGCAGGAGACTTGAATATTATTGCCGAGCCTCAAGGTACAATTGAAACGAGAACTTTAGCATTTAGTTTTAACAACTTAGTTACTCAAGTAAAACAGTTACTCTCACAACAAAATGAATCTCTTCAAGAATTAGAACAAGCTCGCCAACAAGCAGAATTATTTGCTCATCAACAGCAAGAAAAAAATGAAAATTTACAACAAGAACTATTAGAATTGTTGGGAGATGTAGATGGTGCAGCTAGTGGCGATTTAACTGTTCGTTCTCGGATTAATGAAGGAGAAATAGGTATCGTTGCAGACTTTTTTAATGCCATTATTGAAAGTTTACGAGAAGTAGTTAGTCAAGTTAAACAAGCTGCGACAAAAGTGAATACTTCGATTGGTAAAGATCAAGGTGCAATTGAGCTACTTGCTGAAGAAGCCCTTCAACAAACAGAAAAGATTGGTAAAACCTTAATGTCTGTCGAACAAATGACTCGTTCAATTCAACAAGTAGCAGACAATGCCCAAACGGCAGCACAAGTTACTCAACTTGCTGCAACCAAGGCAGAAACAGGTGGGGCAAGTATGGAACGCACTGTTAGCAGTATTTTACAACTGCGCCAAACCATTGACGAAACAGCCGAAAAAGTTAAAAGCTTAGGAGATGCTTCTCAACAGATTTCACGGGTTATTTCTTTAATCAATCAAATTGCTATGCAAACCAACCTTCTTGCGATTAATGCCAGTATTGAAGCAGCTAGAGCAGGCGCAGAAGGAAAAGGTTTTGCTGTAGTTGCTGAAGAAGTCGGAGAATTAGCTACTCAGTCTGCCCAAGCAACCAAAGAGGTAGAAAAAATTCTCGCCAAAATTCAAAAAGAAACTGCGCAAGTAGTTGAAGCGATGGCAATTGGTACTACTCAGGTAGTCGAAGGTACTCGTTTAGCGGAAGATACTAAACAAAGTTTAGAACAGATTGTTCAAATATCTCGACAAATTGACGAATTAGTGCAATCGATTTCTAGTGCTACTGTTTCTCAAGCTGAAACTTCGCAAACTGTCGCCCAATTAATGGAACAGGTAGCTCGGGTATCAGATCATACTTCTACAGCCTCTCGACAAGTTTCTTCTTCTCTAGAAAACACAGTAGCGATCGCTAGACAACTACAAGCGTCTGTAAATACATTCAAGACTGGAAACGATGAATGA
- a CDS encoding response regulator, translating to MSTVLVVDDTPSTRELICGYLRKAGYQVIEANNGKEAMEKALAHNPDLVITDVVMPEMNGFELCRSLKKNPTTQNLRIVVCTSKNQDIDRLWGMKQGADIYLTKPFTETEIMEAIQSINI from the coding sequence ATGAGTACTGTTTTAGTTGTTGATGATACCCCTTCTACTAGAGAATTAATTTGTGGATATTTACGTAAAGCTGGCTATCAGGTTATTGAAGCTAATAATGGCAAAGAGGCTATGGAAAAAGCTTTAGCACATAATCCCGATTTGGTTATTACTGATGTAGTCATGCCAGAGATGAATGGTTTCGAGCTTTGTCGCAGTCTGAAAAAAAATCCTACTACTCAAAATTTACGTATTGTAGTTTGTACTTCTAAAAATCAGGATATTGATCGCTTATGGGGAATGAAACAAGGGGCCGATATTTATTTAACTAAACCTTTTACTGAAACAGAAATTATGGAAGCTATTCAATCAATTAATATCTAA
- a CDS encoding hybrid sensor histidine kinase/response regulator, protein MSDDKELQVRLQFLEEAQEYLDTMESGLLGLAAGKVNSQTMDGVLRAAHSIKGGAAMMGFQQLSHLAHRLEDFFKILKVGKKEVVDSNLESLLLSTVDFLRQIIAVNRKQQNPEQHWLEQTVNPIFEQLHQRLGDPQPEDAAALLSAEMGEDMSTLIFETEVEELLQKLENSFESPATTNLLEELLLAAQELQGLSEILDLPAFGELCQSVIDQIEANPEQLLEIAQIALQEWRRSQALVLIGQIEVLPNRLELNSLSNFEFSTVDTDSFNLTESEFFGEELPNSTFIHSLLNTNNLEQEALELFSSLDDLTPDEPLESFSPATLQSTTKFVSRPSEESIPVQNNFVSSSSSPEIQPQESVSDQTIRVSVKQLEQLSDLFGEVIIERNGLDLRLKSLRHLILLLTQRIKNLEQSNFKLRIAYDKVATEAVMTQIVKNSAIDLFATNIVNTNLSNSSTITINPLQRQDFDSLEMDSYSDIHLLSQEVMETVVQIQEVTKDLEISLEETQKNARDLNRTTKQMQGAINQVRMRPIADLLGRFPRALRDMEMQYGKKVELKIRGASTLIDRSILEALNDPLLHLFRNAFDHGIEEPAKRRANNKSERGVITISASHRGNQTVISISDDGQGIDLEKIKTKAISIGVSPEDLTRAKPEDLLELIFEPGFSTAEQITDLSGRGVGMDVVRTNLEQVNGKINVNTSFGVGTTFTITVPFTLSVVRVLLVESNGMLLALPTNVVEEMIVLQPEMVLQAAGQEVLNWDGFIVRLIRLHQWLNLSSSGYSANNEVDDLPAIDEPTILMIAQGNDLVGILVDRYWQEQEVTIRQVEGNIPLPRGFTGCTILGNGRVVPLIDAIALIGWIDNDRHVQGKSLLSSHSAGNFPEEIPSTTASRKKTIMVVDDSINVRRFLAMTLEKANYRVEQAKDGQDALEKLKTGAKIDAVISDIEMPRLDGFGFLSRIKSEPNHKHLPIIMLTSRSGDKHRKLAMSLGAKSYFSKPFKEQELLKTLEEITRV, encoded by the coding sequence ATGTCAGACGATAAAGAACTTCAGGTACGACTTCAATTTCTCGAAGAAGCACAAGAATATTTAGACACAATGGAGTCGGGATTATTGGGATTAGCTGCGGGAAAGGTTAATTCCCAGACAATGGATGGGGTTTTACGAGCAGCCCATTCCATTAAAGGTGGTGCAGCAATGATGGGCTTCCAACAGTTGAGTCATTTAGCACATCGCCTTGAAGACTTTTTTAAAATACTCAAAGTCGGAAAAAAAGAAGTAGTCGACAGCAACTTAGAAAGCTTATTATTATCTACTGTTGATTTTCTTCGTCAAATAATTGCCGTTAATCGTAAGCAACAAAATCCTGAGCAACATTGGCTAGAACAAACAGTTAATCCGATTTTTGAACAGTTACATCAACGTTTAGGCGATCCTCAACCAGAAGATGCTGCTGCTCTCCTCTCTGCTGAAATGGGAGAAGATATGAGTACTCTCATCTTTGAGACAGAAGTAGAAGAACTTTTGCAAAAATTAGAAAACAGTTTTGAATCTCCAGCTACAACTAACTTATTAGAAGAATTACTTTTAGCTGCTCAAGAACTTCAAGGTTTAAGCGAAATACTTGATTTGCCAGCTTTTGGGGAACTGTGTCAATCAGTCATTGATCAGATTGAAGCTAATCCAGAACAGTTATTAGAAATTGCTCAAATTGCTCTGCAAGAATGGAGGCGATCGCAAGCATTAGTTTTAATTGGTCAAATAGAAGTTTTGCCTAATCGATTAGAACTCAATTCATTGAGTAATTTTGAATTTTCGACAGTAGATACAGATAGTTTTAACCTAACTGAGTCTGAATTTTTTGGCGAAGAATTACCTAATTCTACTTTTATTCATTCTTTATTAAATACTAATAATTTAGAACAAGAGGCGTTAGAGCTATTTTCTTCTTTAGATGATCTAACTCCCGACGAACCACTCGAATCTTTTTCACCAGCTACCCTTCAATCTACCACCAAATTTGTTTCTCGACCTTCGGAAGAATCAATACCAGTTCAAAATAATTTTGTTTCATCCTCATCCTCGCCAGAAATTCAACCCCAAGAAAGTGTCAGCGATCAAACTATTCGGGTTTCGGTTAAACAACTAGAACAGTTAAGCGATCTGTTTGGGGAAGTTATTATCGAAAGAAATGGTTTAGATTTAAGACTCAAAAGTTTACGTCATCTAATCCTCTTACTTACCCAAAGAATTAAAAATCTCGAACAATCGAACTTTAAATTAAGAATTGCCTACGATAAAGTCGCTACCGAAGCGGTGATGACTCAAATTGTCAAAAATTCTGCTATTGATTTGTTTGCCACCAATATTGTCAACACTAATTTATCCAACTCTTCAACTATTACTATCAATCCTCTTCAACGACAAGACTTTGATAGCCTTGAAATGGATAGCTACAGCGATATCCATCTTTTATCCCAAGAAGTGATGGAAACTGTAGTTCAAATTCAAGAGGTAACCAAAGACCTTGAAATTAGTCTAGAAGAAACTCAAAAGAATGCCCGCGACCTCAACCGTACTACTAAACAAATGCAAGGCGCAATCAATCAAGTTAGGATGCGACCTATTGCCGACTTGTTAGGACGATTTCCTCGCGCTTTACGCGATATGGAAATGCAGTATGGCAAAAAAGTAGAACTCAAAATACGTGGTGCTTCTACTTTAATTGACCGTTCAATCCTCGAAGCTCTTAACGATCCTCTGTTACATCTATTTCGTAATGCTTTCGATCATGGCATTGAAGAACCAGCCAAACGTCGCGCTAACAATAAATCTGAACGAGGAGTAATTACTATTAGTGCTAGCCATCGAGGTAATCAAACTGTTATTAGTATTAGTGATGATGGACAAGGAATCGATCTCGAAAAAATTAAAACCAAAGCTATTTCCATCGGAGTTAGTCCAGAAGATTTGACTAGAGCTAAACCAGAAGATTTATTAGAGCTTATTTTTGAGCCTGGATTTAGTACAGCCGAGCAAATAACAGATCTTTCTGGTCGAGGAGTAGGGATGGATGTAGTCCGAACCAATCTCGAACAAGTTAATGGCAAAATCAACGTCAATACTAGTTTTGGGGTTGGTACAACCTTTACTATTACTGTACCTTTTACCCTCTCTGTAGTGCGGGTTTTATTAGTTGAAAGTAACGGAATGTTGTTAGCTTTGCCTACCAACGTAGTCGAAGAAATGATTGTACTCCAACCCGAAATGGTGCTACAAGCTGCTGGACAAGAAGTGCTTAATTGGGACGGATTTATTGTGCGTTTAATTCGTTTACATCAATGGCTTAATCTTTCTTCTTCTGGTTACTCAGCTAATAACGAGGTTGATGATCTTCCTGCTATTGATGAACCGACAATTTTAATGATTGCTCAAGGTAACGATTTAGTAGGTATTTTGGTTGACCGTTATTGGCAAGAACAAGAAGTTACCATTCGTCAGGTGGAAGGAAATATTCCTTTACCGCGAGGTTTTACTGGTTGTACTATTTTGGGAAATGGTCGAGTTGTGCCTCTGATTGACGCGATCGCTCTTATTGGTTGGATTGATAACGACCGCCATGTTCAAGGAAAGTCTTTACTTTCATCTCATTCTGCTGGCAATTTTCCAGAAGAAATACCTTCAACTACCGCTTCTAGGAAAAAGACAATTATGGTAGTTGATGATTCGATTAATGTTCGTCGCTTCTTGGCAATGACTCTAGAAAAAGCTAATTATCGGGTTGAACAAGCTAAAGACGGACAAGATGCACTAGAAAAACTTAAAACGGGAGCCAAAATAGATGCAGTAATTTCTGATATTGAAATGCCTCGTCTTGATGGTTTTGGTTTCCTAAGTCGAATTAAATCTGAGCCTAATCACAAGCATCTTCCCATTATCATGTTGACTTCTCGTAGCGGGGACAAACATCGAAAATTGGCAATGAGTTTAGGAGCAAAATCCTATTTTAGTAAACCTTTTAAAGAACAAGAATTACTTAAAACTCTAGAAGAAATAACAAGGGTTTAA
- a CDS encoding response regulator — protein MNQFSSQAINNKTDSINIYPIDSLAELSNNQANGYLKVINDNSIYWIYLHQGKISYASNSIDPFERLERHLRRLSHEATTLKNEVRSSLRLSFETEIETSAALPPDYQSICWLIEQKYLTEEYANILIDRLIKEVFDSYILLPNNCQNEFNKNNKFTPIFCSFELSTLIEDTSKKLKIWQSFTPHISSLYQRPYFFSKPDATVEQQKIGKILRGFNFRQLSAILNQDELMLVKKFYPLIANKNIILRDPQPPFDQIPKFSQENLAIISRSLSQQTISDADEINIPDLPNNALSQKQWKIVCIDDSPTILNEITRFLERDDFSVFPITEPLKALMKIIRIQPDLILLDVGMPNIDGYKLCSLIRKYSAFKDTPIVMVTGNKGLIDRAKARMAGATDYMTKPFTQSDLLNMVFRYLT, from the coding sequence ATGAATCAATTTTCTTCTCAAGCTATTAATAACAAAACAGATTCAATCAATATTTATCCTATCGATTCGCTAGCAGAATTATCAAATAATCAAGCTAATGGCTATTTAAAAGTAATAAATGATAATTCAATTTATTGGATTTATCTTCATCAAGGAAAAATATCGTATGCAAGTAATTCCATCGATCCTTTTGAAAGACTAGAGCGTCATTTACGTCGTTTAAGTCACGAAGCGACTACTTTAAAAAATGAGGTACGTTCTTCATTACGTTTGTCTTTTGAAACAGAAATTGAAACTTCTGCTGCATTACCTCCAGATTATCAATCAATTTGCTGGTTAATCGAGCAAAAATATCTGACTGAAGAATATGCAAATATTTTAATTGATAGATTAATCAAAGAAGTTTTTGATTCTTATATTTTATTACCTAATAATTGCCAAAATGAATTTAATAAAAATAATAAATTTACCCCAATTTTTTGTTCATTTGAGCTATCTACTTTAATTGAAGATACATCAAAAAAGCTCAAAATCTGGCAAAGTTTTACTCCTCATATTTCTTCTTTATATCAACGTCCATATTTTTTTAGTAAACCAGATGCTACAGTTGAACAACAAAAAATTGGTAAAATTCTTCGAGGATTTAATTTTCGTCAATTATCAGCTATACTCAACCAAGATGAACTGATGTTGGTTAAAAAATTTTATCCTTTAATTGCTAATAAAAATATTATCTTAAGAGATCCACAACCACCTTTTGATCAAATACCAAAGTTTTCTCAAGAAAATTTAGCAATTATTAGCAGATCTTTGTCACAACAAACTATTAGTGATGCAGATGAAATTAACATACCAGATTTACCAAATAATGCTCTTTCCCAAAAACAATGGAAAATAGTTTGCATAGATGATAGTCCAACCATTCTTAATGAAATTACTAGATTTTTGGAGCGAGACGACTTTTCAGTTTTTCCTATTACAGAACCATTAAAAGCCTTAATGAAAATTATTAGAATTCAACCAGATTTAATTTTGTTAGATGTAGGAATGCCCAATATTGATGGTTATAAGTTATGCTCTTTGATTAGAAAATATTCAGCCTTTAAAGACACACCAATTGTAATGGTTACTGGTAATAAAGGATTAATAGATCGAGCTAAAGCCAGAATGGCAGGAGCGACTGATTATATGACCAAACCTTTTACTCAATCAGACTTGCTGAATATGGTTTTTAGGTATTTAACTTAA
- a CDS encoding methyl-accepting chemotaxis protein yields the protein MVNQHNNFLSLSEQPKFSFLFNNLVQRWNNLKFSNKLILMLIGSITLPIISITQINIWNAQKLAVQDLEKVLQLELKFLNQTISVEQNNIAKNAIILDKTVEQSEINLNQIEKQTTELNKLNQIIASVKELDPNRSFYLITDAQGKTVAQYIQIIDEDFSTYSSLPSEEKSLITKFRSVSPSTGIKLDELPIVKQTLNQKRSLSGLELLPEKLLQQLGLAEQANIGLRQQKIEGLPEAKKPFPEETYNTEQGKTGFVMLAVEPIQVNNQLIGTAIVGTLLNRNYELVDRLKQNTGVSTATIFAQDWRVSTNVPYTDKQTRAIGTRVSREVADRVLNQTQDFLGAANIIGIDYITGYSPLYDHQKLLNPQQAKPVGIAYVGEPKTELNQRLMNIALTGYGVAGTILLLITIILIPITKSFSDSLQRLAKFVQRVSSGEQGLRLNNIQRQDEIGILSQEINAMIINLENSREQEQLLAQSRQQQAETERENQKQQNEALQQELLQFITDIEGVSDGNLTVRANITEGAIGIAADFFNSIIESLRDIVTRVQEATNNVNTSVSVNEDAIRQVTEETIQQTHQINETLNSVAEMTRSIQVVANSAQQAAEVSRDASTSATIGGEAIEQTVQSILQLRETVAATAKKVKRLGESSQEISKVVSLINQIAMQTNLLAINASIEASRAGEEGRGFAVVAEEVGELATKSAEATKEIEEIVESIQEETAEVVAAMEIGTAQVVEGTRLVENTKQSLEQIVQVSRQIDELLQSISSATVSQVQTSQTVTQLMEKIAEISQRTSSASNNVSSSLEETVKIAQQLQASVGTFKV from the coding sequence ATGGTTAACCAACACAACAATTTTTTATCTTTATCTGAGCAACCCAAATTTAGTTTTTTATTTAATAATTTAGTTCAAAGATGGAATAATTTAAAGTTTAGTAATAAATTAATTTTAATGTTAATCGGTAGTATTACTCTACCAATTATTAGCATAACTCAAATTAACATCTGGAATGCACAAAAACTTGCTGTTCAGGATTTAGAAAAAGTTTTACAGTTAGAATTAAAATTTTTAAACCAAACCATCTCAGTAGAACAAAATAACATCGCTAAAAACGCAATTATTTTAGATAAAACAGTAGAACAAAGTGAGATTAATCTTAATCAGATTGAAAAACAAACTACCGAATTAAACAAACTAAATCAAATTATTGCTTCCGTTAAAGAACTAGATCCTAACCGAAGTTTTTATTTAATTACTGATGCCCAAGGAAAAACGGTTGCTCAATATATTCAAATTATTGATGAAGATTTTTCTACTTATTCCTCCTTACCATCTGAAGAAAAATCCCTCATAACAAAATTTCGTTCAGTTTCTCCGTCAACAGGAATTAAACTAGACGAGTTGCCAATCGTCAAACAAACTCTTAATCAAAAACGTTCTTTATCAGGATTAGAATTATTACCAGAAAAATTATTACAGCAATTAGGACTAGCAGAACAGGCAAATATTGGTTTGCGCCAACAAAAGATAGAAGGTTTACCAGAGGCTAAAAAACCATTTCCTGAAGAAACATATAACACTGAGCAAGGCAAAACAGGCTTTGTTATGTTGGCAGTAGAACCAATTCAAGTCAATAATCAGTTAATCGGAACGGCTATTGTTGGTACTTTATTAAATCGTAACTATGAGCTAGTAGACCGACTCAAACAAAATACAGGTGTTTCTACAGCTACTATTTTTGCTCAAGATTGGCGCGTCTCCACTAATGTTCCTTATACAGATAAACAAACTAGAGCGATTGGAACAAGAGTTTCTCGGGAAGTAGCGGATCGAGTTTTAAATCAGACACAAGATTTTCTTGGTGCTGCTAATATCATTGGGATTGATTATATTACGGGTTACAGTCCTCTATACGACCATCAAAAACTACTTAACCCTCAACAAGCTAAACCCGTTGGCATAGCCTATGTGGGAGAGCCAAAAACTGAGCTTAACCAAAGATTAATGAATATCGCTTTGACAGGCTATGGTGTTGCAGGTACAATTTTACTTCTAATCACTATTATTTTAATTCCCATCACCAAATCTTTTTCAGATTCTCTACAACGGTTAGCTAAATTTGTTCAACGAGTAAGTAGTGGAGAACAAGGTCTACGATTAAATAATATTCAGCGACAAGATGAAATAGGAATTCTCTCTCAGGAAATTAATGCAATGATCATTAATTTAGAAAATAGTAGAGAACAAGAACAATTATTAGCACAAAGTAGACAACAACAAGCCGAAACGGAAAGAGAAAACCAAAAACAACAAAATGAAGCTCTCCAACAAGAACTATTACAATTTATAACAGACATTGAAGGCGTATCTGACGGTAATTTAACTGTTAGAGCTAATATTACTGAAGGTGCGATCGGAATTGCTGCGGATTTTTTCAACTCAATTATAGAAAGTTTACGAGATATTGTTACGCGGGTACAAGAAGCTACTAATAACGTAAATACTTCTGTAAGCGTTAACGAAGATGCAATTCGTCAAGTAACAGAAGAAACAATTCAACAAACTCATCAAATTAACGAAACTCTCAATTCAGTAGCAGAAATGACTCGCTCGATTCAAGTAGTAGCCAATAGCGCCCAACAAGCTGCTGAAGTTTCCCGTGATGCTTCGACTTCTGCTACCATCGGTGGAGAAGCGATTGAACAAACAGTACAAAGTATTTTACAGCTAAGAGAAACTGTCGCAGCTACAGCCAAGAAAGTCAAAAGATTAGGCGAATCTTCTCAAGAAATTTCTAAAGTAGTTTCTTTAATTAACCAAATTGCCATGCAAACCAACCTGCTTGCGATCAATGCTTCAATTGAAGCTTCTCGTGCAGGAGAAGAAGGAAGAGGTTTTGCAGTGGTAGCAGAAGAAGTAGGGGAACTAGCAACTAAATCTGCTGAAGCTACTAAAGAAATTGAAGAAATTGTTGAAAGCATTCAAGAAGAAACCGCAGAAGTAGTAGCAGCAATGGAAATTGGTACTGCTCAGGTAGTTGAAGGAACACGTTTAGTAGAAAATACGAAACAAAGTCTTGAGCAAATTGTTCAAGTTTCCCGTCAAATTGACGAATTACTTCAATCAATTTCTAGTGCTACAGTGTCTCAAGTTCAAACTTCTCAAACAGTTACTCAACTAATGGAAAAAATTGCTGAGATTTCTCAACGTACTTCTAGTGCTTCTAATAATGTGTCTTCTTCTTTAGAAGAAACGGTTAAAATTGCTCAACAGTTACAAGCATCTGTTGGTACTTTTAAAGTTTAA